The Chloroflexota bacterium genomic sequence TCGCATTAATTGGAGTTGGCTGGGCACGGTGCCATTTTTCCTCTTTGCTTGTGCCTTTTTGGTGCTTCCGTCGGCCTCGCTAGTAATTGGTAGCTTTCAGGATAACGCGGGCAACTTTACCCTGCAAAATATCACCGATCTCGGCCAGCCAAGCATTGTCAATGCCTATCTGCTCAGCGTGCAGGTGAGCGGCGTTACGGCTTTGCTTGGCACGTTGGTTGGCGGTTTGTTGGCTTGGGCCATGGTGCTGGGTCGTTTGCCGCGCTTTGTGCGAGCTTTTTTGATTCCCTTCTCTGGTGTGGCCTCGAACTTTGCTGGTGTGCCCTTGGCTTTTGCCTTTATTGCTACCTTGGGTCGGGTGGGCTTTGTCACCGTTTTGCTCAAAAATTTGGGCTTTGATTTGTATGACAAAGGCTTTAATCTCTATAGCTTTTGGGGCTTGAGCGCGACCTATCTCTATTTTCAAATTCCCTTGGTAGTGTTGATTTTAACTCCCGCTTTTGAGGCACTTCGCCCGCAATGGCGTGAGGCGGCTGAAAGTTTAGGTGCTTCGGGCGGCTACTACTGGCGAAGCGTCGCCTTGCCAATTTTAACTCCGGCCCTGTTGAGTACCGTCGTTTTGCTCTTTGGCAATGCCTTTGGCGCGTATGCCACGGCCTATGCCTTAACTGGCGGCTCATTGAATATTGTGCCGATTATGATTGGAGCACAAATTCAGGGCGATATTTTACATAATCCTAATTTGGGCTATGCCTTGGCATTTGGCATGATGGTGATTATGACCTTGGTTTTGGCGCTCTATAGCTGGCTTCAGCGCCGATCGGCACGGTGGTTGCAATGAAAAAACGTTCGTCATTGGTTGCGTGGCTGT encodes the following:
- a CDS encoding ABC transporter permease subunit, producing MNWSWLGTVPFFLFACAFLVLPSASLVIGSFQDNAGNFTLQNITDLGQPSIVNAYLLSVQVSGVTALLGTLVGGLLAWAMVLGRLPRFVRAFLIPFSGVASNFAGVPLAFAFIATLGRVGFVTVLLKNLGFDLYDKGFNLYSFWGLSATYLYFQIPLVVLILTPAFEALRPQWREAAESLGASGGYYWRSVALPILTPALLSTVVLLFGNAFGAYATAYALTGGSLNIVPIMIGAQIQGDILHNPNLGYALAFGMMVIMTLVLALYSWLQRRSARWLQ